One window of Gemmatimonadota bacterium genomic DNA carries:
- a CDS encoding ABC transporter permease, translating into MLDALARGIGHLLSGSADIAEIVFLSLRVSGTAVLLGLLIGLPIGVAVGVGRFPARRLAVAAIHTGFALPPVVVGLFIYLVLSRSGPLGHLGLLFTPTAMIIAQAVLAAPYVAGITLAAVQAVPDGVRFQARALGATPLQALLAHLREARLGIGAAVVAGFGAVISEVGAVMLVGGNVQGETRVMTTAIVLETRRGDLAAAVALGIVLLVIAFAVNIALTRLQQGPDDLARVGRRAA; encoded by the coding sequence ATGCTGGACGCCCTCGCGCGCGGGATCGGGCATCTGCTGTCGGGCTCCGCCGACATCGCGGAGATCGTCTTCCTGTCGCTGCGCGTATCCGGCACCGCGGTTCTGCTGGGGCTGCTCATCGGACTCCCCATCGGCGTGGCCGTGGGCGTGGGCCGATTCCCGGCGCGGCGTTTGGCGGTGGCCGCCATCCACACGGGATTCGCGCTGCCCCCGGTCGTCGTGGGCCTGTTCATCTACCTCGTGCTGTCTCGCTCCGGGCCCCTCGGCCACCTCGGCCTGCTGTTCACCCCGACGGCCATGATCATCGCCCAGGCCGTGCTGGCGGCGCCCTACGTGGCGGGGATAACGCTCGCCGCGGTGCAGGCAGTGCCCGACGGCGTCCGGTTCCAGGCGCGCGCGCTCGGCGCCACGCCGCTGCAGGCGCTGCTGGCGCACCTGCGCGAGGCCAGGCTGGGCATCGGCGCCGCCGTCGTGGCCGGCTTCGGGGCGGTGATTTCGGAGGTGGGCGCGGTCATGCTCGTGGGCGGCAACGTGCAGGGCGAAACGCGCGTCATGACCACCGCGATCGTGCTCGAGACGCGCCGCGGTGACCTGGCCGCGGCGGTGGCCCTGGGCATCGTTCTGCTGGTCATCGCGTTCGCCGTCAACATCGCCCTCACGCGGCTCCAGCAGGGGCCCGACGACCTGGCGCGCGTCGGACGGCGGGCCGCGTGA
- a CDS encoding SH3 domain-containing protein — translation MARAGAPLTVVGSRDRWRQVDLEGWIWALSVGPTGAGSLQVDAGDGENLRAEPNGAILARLEPGAVLDELGRRERWVRVRRRAWIWAPSLSEPRAEPAVRSAPESQEAAAGAKGSAGSLASWVVPEEGVALRAQPDSTRVGTLEGGTTVEVLERRGGWARVRHEGWVPVPEAGEAPGEQPLTGVAAVDLARDPERFAGRRLAWTVQFISLERAERIRTEFYEGEPYVLARGPGEGRPIVYLAVPPELLAAVEALEALDRLDVVGRVRTPRSPLTGAPVLDLQEIR, via the coding sequence GTGGCGCGAGCGGGCGCCCCGCTGACGGTGGTAGGCTCGCGGGACCGCTGGCGTCAGGTCGATCTGGAGGGCTGGATCTGGGCGCTCTCCGTTGGTCCGACGGGCGCGGGCTCGCTGCAGGTGGACGCGGGAGACGGCGAGAACCTGCGCGCGGAGCCGAACGGCGCAATCCTGGCCCGGCTGGAGCCCGGCGCGGTTCTCGACGAGTTGGGCCGCAGGGAGCGTTGGGTGCGGGTGCGGCGCCGCGCGTGGATCTGGGCGCCGTCGCTGAGCGAGCCGAGGGCGGAGCCGGCCGTGCGCAGCGCACCAGAGTCGCAAGAGGCGGCCGCGGGCGCTAAAGGGTCGGCTGGGTCGCTCGCGAGCTGGGTGGTGCCCGAGGAGGGCGTCGCGCTGCGCGCGCAGCCCGACTCGACCCGGGTAGGGACGCTGGAGGGCGGGACCACCGTGGAGGTTCTCGAGCGCCGCGGCGGCTGGGCGCGGGTGAGGCACGAGGGTTGGGTTCCCGTGCCGGAGGCCGGCGAGGCCCCTGGGGAGCAGCCCCTCACGGGCGTCGCCGCGGTGGACCTGGCGCGGGATCCTGAGCGCTTTGCGGGGCGCCGCCTGGCCTGGACGGTGCAGTTCATATCGCTGGAACGCGCGGAGCGGATCCGCACTGAGTTCTACGAGGGCGAGCCGTACGTGCTCGCGCGCGGGCCCGGTGAGGGCCGGCCGATCGTTTACCTGGCAGTCCCGCCGGAGTTGCTCGCGGCGGTGGAAGCACTGGAAGCGCTCGACCGCTTGGACGTGGTGGGGCGAGTCAGAACCCCTCGGTCGCCGCTCACGGGCGCGCCGGTGCTAGACCTGCAGGAGATTCGATGA
- a CDS encoding IPT/TIG domain-containing protein, producing MMLWDERRKGTGARARASLLLGATVALLLGACGGDGVDPDQPTVRLDVVSGDQVAATGQIAPEPLVVRVVSVADGGPVADAVVMWAVEQGEGARTIPASSNTDTLGLASTLLDVGALAGDYVVSASTADAGSDASITVRAFSSAPVLTSLNPASASVGQSVTITGTGFSDQAADNAVFFGVNRATVTSATTTQVVAIVPPCMASGDVDVTVRLGQLVSNALTASITGDPGATIQLAVGESQTLTTAGALDCLSLPGAAGEEFLVIVHNDADDALGEMPYRLTGQVDAPATLVAGPSLSVDGQAGPVLPVAAESFHDSFERGLRERERELIRGVPMARPLESPGAPGVRSSVVGGMADFQVFNRDGGFTTVTAEVVLTSAHAILYQDLSAPAGGFTAQDFADFAAEFDDPIFDADVAAFGNVSDVDLNGRVIILFTPVVNLFTPPGSDGFVAGFFFGLDLTTGAGSNEAEIFYSVVPDPNGDFGDARTRDRILEVVPPVLAHELQHMINFNERVFVRNASELETLWLGEGLAHAAESVVAREFAARGNSARALDFKVDNLARARRYLQTPGDVRLVADVGEGSLAERGAGWMFVEYLRGHFGGDQILRDLTSTTASGTANVTLQTGDTWPRLLRGWLVANYADEAPELLPGGPADVRDSYPLLDLRADFQGLGLNYPLMPTPRAFADFVTSGELPSSAGAYLRFDAGGGAPTLRLRLTDQAGVPLGAGAEPAISVLRLR from the coding sequence ATGATGCTTTGGGATGAGAGGCGGAAGGGAACCGGCGCGCGGGCTCGAGCCTCGCTGCTGCTCGGCGCGACGGTGGCGCTGCTGTTGGGGGCGTGTGGGGGCGACGGCGTGGACCCCGACCAACCCACGGTTCGGTTGGATGTGGTTTCGGGAGACCAGGTGGCGGCCACCGGCCAGATAGCTCCCGAGCCACTGGTGGTGCGCGTGGTGTCCGTGGCCGACGGCGGGCCGGTGGCGGACGCGGTCGTCATGTGGGCGGTGGAGCAGGGCGAGGGCGCGCGCACGATCCCCGCGAGCTCCAACACCGACACCCTGGGGCTGGCGTCGACGCTGCTGGACGTGGGCGCGCTCGCGGGCGACTACGTCGTCAGCGCGAGCACCGCGGACGCGGGCTCGGACGCGAGCATCACGGTGCGCGCGTTCTCCTCCGCCCCGGTCCTCACGAGTCTCAACCCGGCCTCCGCTTCGGTCGGCCAGTCGGTCACGATCACGGGCACCGGGTTCAGCGATCAGGCCGCCGACAACGCGGTGTTCTTCGGTGTCAACAGGGCCACGGTCACCTCCGCCACCACAACCCAGGTCGTGGCGATAGTGCCGCCGTGCATGGCCTCTGGCGACGTGGACGTCACGGTGCGCCTGGGCCAGCTCGTCAGCAACGCGCTGACGGCGTCCATCACGGGCGATCCGGGCGCGACCATCCAATTGGCGGTGGGCGAATCGCAGACGCTGACGACGGCGGGAGCGCTCGACTGTCTCAGCCTGCCGGGCGCCGCCGGCGAGGAGTTCCTCGTCATCGTCCACAACGACGCTGACGACGCGCTTGGGGAGATGCCTTACCGGCTGACGGGACAGGTCGACGCCCCCGCCACGCTCGTCGCGGGTCCGTCGCTGTCCGTCGACGGGCAGGCCGGGCCGGTCCTGCCGGTCGCCGCCGAGTCGTTCCACGACAGCTTCGAGCGGGGCCTGCGCGAGAGGGAGCGAGAGCTGATTCGGGGGGTCCCGATGGCGCGGCCCTTGGAGTCGCCGGGGGCACCCGGCGTGCGTTCCAGTGTGGTCGGAGGCATGGCCGACTTCCAGGTATTCAACAGGGACGGCGGCTTCACGACGGTCACGGCCGAAGTCGTGCTGACCAGCGCCCACGCCATCCTTTACCAGGACCTGAGTGCGCCGGCGGGCGGCTTCACCGCGCAGGACTTCGCGGACTTCGCCGCCGAGTTCGACGACCCCATCTTCGACGCCGACGTGGCGGCGTTCGGGAACGTCTCCGACGTGGACCTCAACGGCCGCGTCATCATCCTGTTCACGCCCGTGGTGAACCTGTTCACGCCGCCGGGCTCGGACGGCTTCGTGGCGGGCTTCTTCTTCGGGCTGGACCTGACCACCGGCGCCGGCAGCAACGAGGCCGAGATCTTCTATTCGGTGGTGCCCGACCCCAACGGCGACTTCGGCGACGCGCGCACGCGCGACCGGATCCTGGAGGTGGTGCCCCCAGTGCTGGCGCACGAGCTCCAGCACATGATCAACTTCAACGAGCGCGTCTTCGTCCGTAACGCCTCGGAGCTGGAGACGCTGTGGCTCGGAGAGGGTCTGGCGCACGCCGCCGAATCGGTGGTGGCGCGAGAGTTCGCGGCGCGCGGCAATTCCGCCCGAGCGCTGGACTTCAAGGTCGACAACCTGGCGCGCGCGCGGCGCTACCTGCAAACCCCGGGTGACGTGCGGCTGGTGGCCGACGTGGGCGAGGGCAGCCTCGCCGAGCGGGGCGCGGGGTGGATGTTCGTCGAATACCTGCGCGGCCACTTCGGCGGCGACCAGATCCTGCGCGACCTCACCAGCACGACCGCCAGCGGCACCGCGAACGTGACGCTGCAGACCGGCGACACCTGGCCGCGCCTGCTGCGCGGCTGGCTGGTGGCGAACTACGCCGATGAGGCGCCGGAGCTCCTGCCGGGAGGTCCTGCGGATGTGCGCGACAGCTACCCGCTGCTGGACCTGCGTGCGGACTTCCAGGGACTCGGCCTGAACTATCCGCTGATGCCCACCCCGAGGGCGTTCGCCGACTTCGTCACGTCGGGCGAGCTGCCGTCTTCGGCGGGCGCCTACCTGCGCTTCGACGCCGGGGGAGGGGCGCCCACGCTGCGCCTGCGCCTGACCGACCAGGCCGGCGTGCCGCTGGGCGCCGGGGCGGAGCCGGCCATCTCGGTGCTCAGGCTCAGGTAG
- a CDS encoding DMT family transporter, which produces MRSLTSSLRTAEAGLVLTAAIWGVNFSVSKAALATVPPLAFNALRYPLAGLAAAVALRLLGTGVRPRRRDLLTILALGALGNVIYQLLFIEGLDRTLAGNSGVLMATSPVWTAALAAPLAGERVAGTAWGGILLTLIGVSLVVLGGAAGGLGGDTLAGDLLTLGAAFTWALYTVLSIPMVRRYGALPVTVWTMWVGALVLPWFGLGQLREIGLGAIGAAEWAAVAYAGVLSITVAYVFWYHGVRVLGSAKTAAFGNLVPVMAIAVAWLSLGERPAPVQLAGAALTVLGVALARWRVAPAPARRPPT; this is translated from the coding sequence ATGCGGTCCCTGACAAGCTCACTGCGCACAGCCGAAGCCGGGCTCGTTCTGACCGCGGCCATCTGGGGCGTGAACTTCTCCGTCTCCAAGGCCGCGCTGGCGACCGTCCCTCCGCTGGCGTTCAACGCGCTGCGCTACCCCCTGGCCGGGCTGGCCGCGGCGGTGGCGCTGCGCCTGCTGGGGACGGGGGTGCGGCCGCGCCGACGCGACCTGCTCACGATCCTCGCGCTCGGGGCGCTGGGAAACGTGATCTACCAGCTCCTCTTCATCGAGGGGCTGGACCGCACGCTCGCGGGCAACTCCGGCGTGCTCATGGCCACCTCGCCCGTGTGGACCGCCGCGCTGGCCGCTCCGCTCGCCGGGGAGCGCGTGGCCGGGACCGCGTGGGGGGGCATCCTGCTGACGCTGATCGGCGTGAGCCTGGTCGTCCTGGGCGGCGCGGCGGGCGGGCTGGGAGGCGATACGCTGGCCGGAGATCTACTCACCCTCGGGGCGGCGTTCACGTGGGCGCTGTACACGGTGTTGTCGATCCCGATGGTGCGCCGTTACGGGGCGCTCCCGGTCACGGTGTGGACGATGTGGGTGGGCGCGCTGGTGCTGCCGTGGTTCGGGCTCGGGCAGCTGCGCGAGATCGGCCTGGGCGCCATCGGCGCGGCGGAGTGGGCGGCGGTCGCCTACGCCGGCGTGCTGAGCATCACGGTGGCGTACGTGTTCTGGTACCACGGCGTACGCGTTCTGGGCAGCGCCAAGACCGCGGCGTTCGGCAACCTGGTCCCGGTGATGGCCATCGCCGTCGCGTGGCTGTCGCTCGGCGAGCGCCCCGCCCCGGTCCAGCTCGCGGGCGCGGCGCTCACCGTCCTGGGCGTGGCGCTGGCGCGCTGGAGAGTGGCCCCGGCGCCCGCCCGGCGCCCGCCTACCTGA